A window of the Cryptococcus neoformans var. neoformans B-3501A chromosome 9, whole genome shotgun sequence genome harbors these coding sequences:
- a CDS encoding hypothetical protein (Similar to gi|46096419|gb|EAK81652.1| hypothetical protein UM01266.1 [Ustilago maydis 521], FASTA scores: opt: 779, E(): 1.2e-39, (41.581% identity (69.400% similar) in 683 aa overlap (1-645:1-645))) has translation MDIDKMFKLPALPSGGNKRKMGDLPNPETLKKYKPSEPQAASEMMPPPPPGGLNGKGKGRAVTVEDDDVEAEYSRDVGEDVYDGEDDEEGRFFGGGLNREQEQILDIFDAAGEGEQGPALDLPALRRQIGKFQRIVLKNAEQRGKYSDDPSKFIDSESDLDTSLKAFLPLTQNPPLFYPELVKSGIIPIFANLLSHENTDIAMDVVEVIQELTDEDVGGEVDDLDHEEETGSETRMAMGQLIDELLNNSLLDLLVSNLSRLDESEDTDSQGVFHILGVFENLLSFMPPLADQIVEETALLQWLLQRIKKKEYDSNKQYASEIIAILLQDSRANVLKLGQLDGMDVMLQVLSQYLKTDPGDSEEVEFMENVFDSVCSSLAQPEMKKAFFDAEGVELMVLMMKEKRLAKTRAIKVLDYALQTESGSPACERFVQALGLKTFFSAFMSSASSKAGGKKSKSKLGAAAATSAIEDEEHMLGILASLFTNLASDSPERIRVIAKFVEGGYEKVERLLEVREAAEGRLGSVIKEIEYEREVMQANEEEITDVEETEWYLRKMDAGLASLQNADYVLAWVCMEDDGAMTHARLLLSRKNMNFKTIAAVLTEFKNNVGDNDEPNEEDGQREADDAVNTQKMILEHLIAFLEGL, from the exons ATGGATATCGATAAAATGTTTAAACTCCCGGCGCTTCCTTCGGGGGGGAACAAGCGCAAGATGGGCGATCTGCCTAATCCTG AAACGTTAAAAAAATACAAGCCTTCCGAACCGCAAGCTGCTTCTGAGATGATgccccctcctccacctggCGGACTgaatgggaaaggaaaagggagagcGGTGACGgtagaggatgatgatgtcgaGGCCGAATACTCGCGAG ATGTAGGAGAAGACGTCTATGATGGtgaagacgacgaggaaggaaggttcTTTGGGGGTGGGCTTAATAGGGAGCAGGAG CAAATCCTTGATATATTTGATGCAGCCGGCGAAGGCGAACAAGGTCCCGCTCTTGATCTACCAGCGCTCAGGAGGCAGATAGGCAAGTTTCAGCGGATTGTCTTGAAAAATGCCGAGCAGCGTGGAAAATACTCTGATGATCCTTCCAA ATTCATCGACTCTGAATCCGACCTCGATACCTCTCTCAAAgctttcctccctctcacTCAGAACCCGCCGCTCTTCTACCCCGAACTCGTGAAATCCGGTATCATCCCCATTTTCGCCAACTTGCTTTCTCACGAAAATACCGATATAGCGATGGACGTTGTGGAGGTGATACAAGAGTTGacggatgaagatgttggagGGGAAGTGGATGATTTGGAccatgaggaagagacgggAAGTGAGACGAGGATGGCAATGGGTCAATTAATCGACGAGCTT CTGAACAACTCTCTTCTCGACTTGCTCGTTTCTAACCTCTCTCGTCTTGACGAATCCGAAGATACCGACTCTCAAGGTGTTTTCCACATCCTCGGCGTCTTCGAAAACCTTTTATCATTTATGCCTCCCCTGGCCGATCAGATTGTTGAAGAAACGGCTCTACTCCAGTGGTTATTACAGCgtatcaagaagaaggagtatGATAGCAATAAGCAATACGCGAGTGAGATCATAGCGATCCTGTTGCAGGATAGTCGGGCGAATGTGCTCAAGCTGGGCCAGTTGGATGGAATGGACGTGATGTTGCAGGTTTTGTCT CAATACCTCAAGACAGATCCTGGAGACAGCGAGGAAGTAGAGTTTATGGAGAACGTGTTTGACAGCGtctgctcttctttggcCCAGCCTGAAATGAAAAAAGCATTCTTCGATGCTGAAGGTGTGGAGCTCATGGTCCTTATGATGAA GGAAAAGCGCCTCGCCAAAACACGCGCAATCAAAGTCCTCGATTATGCCCTCCAAACGGAATCCGGCTCTCCCGCATGTGAACGCTTCGTCCAAGCTCTCGGTCTCAAAACCTTTTTCTCCGCCTTCATgtcctccgcctcctcaaaggcaggagggaagaagagcaaatCCAAACTTGGCGCTGCTGCGGCCACTTCGGCaattgaggatgaagaacaCATGCTCGGTATTTTGGCGAGCCTCTTTACGAATCTTGCAAGTGACAGTCCGGAGAGAATTCGGGTGATTGCCAAATTTGTGGAAGGAGGTTATGAAAAGGTGGAGAGGCTGTTGGAGGTGAGGGAAGCTGCTGAAGGGAGGTTGGGGTCGGTTATCAAGGAGATTGAATACGAGCGGGAA GTGATGCAAGcgaacgaagaagaaatcaCCGACGTTGAAGAAACAGAGTGGTATCTCCGAAAGATGGATGCGGGGCTTGCGTCGTTGCAAAATGCAGACTACGTATTGGCATGGGTCTGtatggaggatgatggg GCCATGACACATGCTCGATTGTTGTTATCAAGAAAGAACATGAACTTCAAGACGATTGCAGCTGTCCTGACCG AGTTCAAGAACAATGTCGGCGATAATGATGAGCCaaacgaggaagatggacaaAGAGAAGCGGATGATGCGGTGAACACTCAAAAGATGATATTGGAGCATTTGATTGCGTTTTTGGAAGGTCTTTGA
- a CDS encoding hypothetical protein (HMMPfam hit to SPRY, SPRY domain, score: 62.5, E(): 1.1e-15) yields the protein MESSGNGNQRDMDGGMGNASGRVDGNTSINANISATSSSSAHSDALADTNSQTNNPSAPFTLREMLRNVQASSPAPATSSPAWASAPGSSQAPASRSTSRIGINGLPHVRHYDFNHPIRDGNGRNVGMIMRENDDRPSVSGLLSRMIDSSDSTSVSATAQNQSPNQNQNRSQTGAQTQSHDQSAYPPLPFNRPSAARRGPPIITDGSNRYALGSTPMAQGQEQQRNHFGPIYPLPLRNTNNTNINRDGNSGGNMTAAGEGDDNDVIVSFLPSPPRLFDSDGDSLHSLTDDEDDSNRVYEDGGDGRELWDEVEWMREVLDGDHASGSGAGVGAGGAGARNERSFPLRRPGLGSAQADGPTGQGADLQRGGFNRRRDYLDFLDHMVNLPNNSSIPSVRTLTQNVLDSLNSNRWSQALHTHSHSHVQDLINDNLNTDPNRNTTTNTNVGSIAEGQAHGVSRPLEYALNISRSSSRAESRAAGLSPTNLGPIQAGVEPPVLVSSTSASSSRLSRGRRARSAGPDLDVDGRREGAEGGLSEDSPARKRSRTSASSSPSASSSLNGNTGSALSSSSSGASSSAQAQSRPRTGPARHFRPPYLSYSSLPIDTLLPLDLGFPQPPSSAHLTLSSHIHRPSPTLSPASLAANTETETGTESKAGSGRRVARESENIPPRPNIAPSDPRYPIIRPRITFSHPRPTRTDSDATSLMTTLPVPRGVGIFYWEAEVLAKGEEGFISVGWIAGLPTPVIIPEQKDSTNANVNASGSGSGSGSRTLNANTIPNTGGAGGHAGVPMRNMRRLVGWSKGSWGWHGDDGRLFAGQGMGERFSETWGEGDIVGLGLDQTTSTLFFTKNGKLVGSKTFPSLPSCCPPPPPSFSPSPFASHRHPVITKSTDTLLYPAVGLRSQGESVAVNLCGPFKYDIEAHVREVKERMSKEVGRVEVKRVSSVVDLVDDQDIAGTNAEQAEGFEEKCEGGKESEMKESIDTSRIGTPIHRISSATTPTSTTAPGPTSSNSQKLPPSAPLDPLRQTTTAFVLDYLNHHGHTKAEGTMRRAIGERNWIGASTSSSSSSSSVSNTHISNLITSDNIPMAKPNPTLQDFPTISSALLYLSNLIRKPFEERVPWPLWRELALLDEDSAQSREDMKGKGKRKGKGKERARGNDIRNVKYEADKTDGMEREELELEGSLLVYDFLHAAMFSAADHDSIEVDGEEGEREEQGADADARTIAIGRKIQKRLQRPSTSLPTSTSPAVLKPQLQADDWVIYAKEAFGAIVNPQGYSTSERWAHWRERLATRLEVFLRQRRGLPQISRLETAIIQTNAVIHALAQKRPNSGAAFVDVKEALGLNEAKGK from the exons ATGGAAAGCAGCGGCAACGGAAACCAGCGAGATATGGATGGTGGTATGGGCAATGCGAGTGGTAGGGTCGATGGCAACACAAGCATCAACGCCAATATTAGCGCCACCAGCAGCTCAAGCGCACACTCAGACGCACTCGCGGACACGAATTCACAAACAAATAATCCTTCTGCCCCATTCACCCTTCGGGAGATGCTAAGGAATGTCCAGGCTTCGTCTCCGGCACCTGCTACTTCCTCCCCGGCATGGGCATCAGCGCCAGGATCAAGCCAAGCGCCAGCATCGAGATCGACGTCGCGTATCGGCATTAACGGATTGCCGCATGTTCGTCATTATGATTTCAATCATCCTATTAGAGACGGGAATGGGAGAAATGTGGGAATGATTATGAGAGAGAATGATGATCGGCCCAGTGTCTCAGGTT TGCTCTCACGGATGATTGATTCTTCCGACTCCACCTCTGTATCGGCGACGGCTCAGAACCAGAGCCCaaatcaaaatcaaaacCGAAGTCAAACTGGAGCACAAACTCAGAGCCATGACCAAAGTGCATACCCCCCACTGCCATTTAATCGGCCGTCAGCAGCCCGTAGGGGTCCACCTATCATCACTGATGGAAGTAACCGGTATGCTTTGGGGTCTACGCCTATGGCCCAAGGACAGGAGCAGCAGAGAAATCATTTTGGTCCGATTTATCCCCTTCCCTTACGCAACACCAACAACACCAATATCAACCGCGACGGCAACAGCGGTGGTAATATGACAGCAGCAGGCGAAGGGGATGACAACGATGTTATagtctcctttcttccgtCTCCTCCGAGGTTGTTCGACTCAGACGGCGATTCGCTCCATTCCTTGACagacgacgaggacgatAGCAACCGGGTgtatgaagatggaggggatgggagggaaTTGTGGGACGAAGTTGAGTGGATGCGGGAAGTTTTAGATGGTGATCATGCAAGTGGGTCCGGGGCTGGGGTTGGCGCTGGCGGCGCTGGGGCAAGAAATGAGAGATCATTCCCCCTCCGACGGCCGGGCCTTGGTTCAGCACAAGCAGATGGACCAACAGGCCAAGGAGCGGACTTACAGAGAGGAGGGTTCAATAGGCGGCGGGACTATCTTGATTTCCTCGACCATATGGTCAACCTCCCAAATAATTCATCGATACCGAGCGTACGTACCCTTACTCAGAATGTTTTGGATTCTTTGAATTCGAACCGTTGGTCGCAGGCATTGCAtacccattcccattcccatgtCCAGGACCTCATCAACGACAATCTCAACACGGACCCCAACCGcaacaccaccaccaacaccaacGTCGGGTCGATTGCGGAAGGGCAAGCGCACGGAGTCTCTCGGCCATTGGAATACGCTCTCAACATCAGTCGTTCTTCATCTCGCGCCGAGTCTCGAGCTGCAGGTCTTTCACCAACAAACTTAGGTCCCATTCAAGCTGGCGTTGAACCTCCTGTCTTGGTCAGTTCTACTTCCGCTTCGAGCTCGAGGCTTTCtagagggaggagggcaCGTTCGGCAGGTCCGGATTTGGATGTGGATGGACGCAGGGAAGGGGCTGAAGGAGGGCTAAGTGAGGATAGTCctgcgaggaagaggtctAGAACATCTGCATCTTCGTCACCCTCTGCATCGTCTTCCTTAAACGGCAATACCGGTTCGGcgctctcttcttcctcttctggtgcctcatcatcagcacaaGCGCAATCGCGACCACGCACTGGGCCAGCAAGGCATTTTAGACCCCCATACCTCTCCTACTCGTCTCTTCCGATTgatactcttcttcctttggATTTAGGTTTCCCccaacctccttcttctgctcaTCTCACGCTATCTTCGCACATCCATCGACCGTCCCCCACTTTGTCGCCTGCTTCCCTTGCAGCGAACACCGAGACCGAGACCGGAACCGAGAGCAAGGCTGGAAGTGGGAGGAGGGTTGCAAGGGAGTCAGAGAACATACCTCCGCGCCCAAATATCGCTCCATCGGACCCTAGATACCCTATCATCCGTCCACGTATAACCTTCTCCCACCCTCGCCCGACTCGAACGGATAGTGATGCCACCAGTCTTATGACCACCCTCCCTGTCCCAAGAGGGGTAGGTATCTTCTACTGGGAAGCAGAAGTGTTAGccaagggagaggaagggttCATCTCTGTTGGCTGGATCGCTGGATTGCCAACGCCCGTCATCATTCCTGAACAAAAAGACAGTACCAACGCAAACGTCAACGCaagtggaagtggaagtggaagtggaagcaGGACCTTGAATGCGAATACAATCCCGAATACAGGCGGTGCAGGAGGGCATGCGGGCGTACCGATGAGGAATATGCGCAGACTCGTAGGGTGGAGTAAAGGGTCGTGGGGATGGCATGGGGATGATGGGCGGTTGTTTGCTGGGCAGGGGATGGGTGAGCGGTTCAGTGAGACTTGGGGCG AGGGTGATATTGTCGGACTCGGGCTGGATCAAACGACCTCGACGTTGTTTTTCACCAAGAACGGGAAACTAGTCGGTTCAAAGACATTcccctcccttccatcttgctgccctcctcctcccccttccttctcgccGTCGCCGTTTGCCTCACACCGTCATCCAGTGATCACCAAATCGACAGACACACTTTTATATCCGGCGGTAGGACTTCGTTCTCAAGGAGAGAGTGTGGCAGTCAACTTGTGCGGCCCGTTCAAATACGATATTGAAGCACACGTCAGAgaggtgaaagagagaatgaGCAAGGAAGTGGGACGGGTGGAGGTGAAGAGAGTGAGTAGTGTCGTTGATCTAGTCGATGATCAGGATATTGCGGGTACGAACGCAGAACAAGCGGAGGGATTCGAGGAAAAATGTgagggtggaaaggagTCAGAGATGAAAGAGTCCATCGACACTAGTCGGATTGGTACGCCGATCCATCGTATTTCTTCGGCTACAACCCCAACGTCGACGACGGCTCCCGGACCCACCTCAAGCAATAGTCAGAAGCTCCCACCCTCCGCCCCACTCGACCCCCTTCGCCAGACGACGACCGCTTTTGTCCTTGATTATCTCAATCATCATGGTCATACGAAAGCTGAGGGGACGATGAGACGGGCGATTGGTGAGAGGAATTGGATCGGGGCATCCACgtcctcgtcttcgtcatcttcatctgtcAGTAACACCCACATCTCGAACCTCATTACCTCTGACAACATCCCCATGGCCAAACCCAACCCAACCCTGCAAGatttccccaccatctcgtCCGCTTTGCTATATTTGTCGAATCTAATTCGCAAACCGTTTGAAGAGCGGGTTCCATGGCCCTTATGGAGGGAACTTGCACTTCTGGATGAGGACAGTGCACAGAGCCGGGAAGATatgaagggaaagggaaaaaggaaggggaaggggaaagaaagagcaCGGGGGAACGATATAAGAAATGTGAAATACGAGGCAGATAAGACAGATGGAATGGAGCGCGAGGAGTTGGAGCTGGAAGGAAGCCTGCTGGTATACGATTTTTTGCATGCGGCAATGTTCTCAGCTGCCGATCACGATTCTATCGAAgtggatggagaagagggggagagggaagagcaggGTGCGGATGCGGATGCGCGAACGATCGCTATAGGTCGAAAGATTCAAAAACGTCTTCAGCGCCCGTCTACTTCACTCccaacatcaacatcaCCAGCCGTTCTCAAACCCCAGCTTCAGGCAGATGATTGGGTGATATATGCCAAAGAAGCTTTTGGAGCTATTGTTAATCCACAGGGATATAGCACGAGTGAGAGATGGGCGCATTGGAGGGAACGTTTAGCAACGAGATTGGAAGTCTTTCTGAGAC AACGCCGAGGCCTTCCTCAAATCTCCAGGCTTGAGACGGCCATCATCCAAACTAACGCCGTGATTCATGCTCTGGCCCAGAAAAGACCAAATAGTGGGGCGGCATTTGTTGATGTCAAGGAGGCTTTGGGGTTAAATGAGGCGAAAGGAAAGTGA